In one Haloplanus salinus genomic region, the following are encoded:
- a CDS encoding CBS domain-containing protein — MALTARDLMQTDVETVAPDDEVSEVLGRLARADFNGYPVVDSEASETPRADDDAVDDTGAVVGIVTQHDLVHLFQTGDRTLWLPVGLPPFTQTLTYAIDVSWDDLDLGIDLAKNASRPISEVMTADVVTVAPDADLDAILDLLADDERDINRLPVVDDDTLVGIVARQDVLRAIRDERRESKR; from the coding sequence ATGGCCCTGACCGCCCGTGACCTGATGCAGACGGACGTGGAGACGGTCGCCCCCGACGACGAGGTGAGCGAAGTGCTCGGCCGACTGGCCCGTGCCGACTTCAACGGCTACCCCGTGGTGGACAGCGAGGCGTCGGAGACGCCTCGTGCAGACGACGACGCCGTCGACGACACCGGCGCCGTCGTGGGTATCGTCACCCAACACGACCTCGTCCACCTGTTCCAGACCGGGGACCGAACCCTGTGGCTCCCCGTCGGCCTCCCGCCGTTCACCCAGACGCTCACCTACGCCATCGACGTCTCGTGGGACGACCTCGACCTCGGCATCGACCTCGCGAAAAACGCAAGCCGCCCGATCAGCGAGGTCATGACTGCGGACGTCGTGACGGTCGCGCCCGACGCCGACCTCGATGCGATCCTGGATCTGCTCGCCGACGACGAACGCGACATCAACCGGCTGCCCGTCGTCGACGACGACACCCTCGTCGGCATCGTGGCCCGTCAGGACGTGTTGCGGGCGATCCGCGACGAGCGCCGCGAATCGAAACGTTGA
- a CDS encoding DMT family transporter has product MSRYRNLALFLVLAAIWGSAFMAIKAGLAYFPPVLFAAVRYDVAGVLMLAYAAWAADDPRPRTLGQWTLVAVGATLLIAGYHALLFLGESDPAVTSAAAAVIVSLSPVLTTGFARVFLPDERLTVVGVGGLCLGLLGVVVLARPDPGAILAGGVVAKLLVFGAATSFALGSVLTRWIDATLPIETMEAWSMLGGALLMHAISVALGESVGDVTVAAEGLLALAYLALVASALGFLIYFDLLERLGAVEINLVSYVAPVFAALAGWVFLREDLSVATVGGFALIFVGFLLVKRRAIRAELPRLRRSMGD; this is encoded by the coding sequence GTGTCCCGCTACCGCAACCTCGCCCTCTTTCTCGTCCTCGCGGCCATCTGGGGATCGGCGTTCATGGCGATCAAGGCCGGACTGGCGTACTTCCCGCCCGTCCTCTTTGCGGCCGTCCGGTACGACGTGGCCGGCGTTCTGATGCTCGCGTATGCCGCGTGGGCCGCCGACGACCCCCGGCCCCGAACACTGGGTCAGTGGACGCTCGTCGCCGTCGGCGCGACGCTCCTGATCGCCGGCTACCACGCTCTCCTCTTTCTCGGCGAGTCCGACCCGGCCGTCACCAGCGCCGCCGCCGCCGTCATCGTCAGCCTCAGCCCCGTCTTGACGACGGGGTTCGCCCGCGTGTTCCTCCCGGACGAGCGGTTGACCGTCGTCGGCGTCGGCGGCCTCTGTCTCGGCTTGCTCGGCGTCGTCGTCCTCGCACGCCCAGACCCCGGTGCGATCCTCGCGGGCGGCGTCGTCGCGAAACTGCTCGTCTTCGGCGCGGCGACGTCGTTCGCCCTCGGCTCCGTGTTGACCCGCTGGATCGACGCCACGCTTCCCATCGAGACGATGGAAGCGTGGTCGATGCTCGGGGGCGCGCTCCTGATGCACGCCATCTCGGTCGCGCTCGGCGAGTCGGTCGGGGACGTGACCGTCGCCGCCGAAGGGCTCCTCGCGCTCGCGTACCTCGCCCTCGTGGCCAGCGCGCTCGGCTTTCTCATCTACTTCGATCTGCTGGAGCGGCTGGGGGCGGTCGAAATCAACCTCGTTTCCTACGTCGCCCCGGTGTTCGCGGCGCTCGCGGGGTGGGTGTTCCTGCGGGAGGACCTCTCCGTCGCCACGGTCGGTGGATTCGCCCTGATCTTCGTCGGCTTCCTGCTGGTCAAGCGACGGGCCATCCGAGCCGAACTCCCGCGGCTTCGGCGGTCGATGGGCGATTAA
- the cmk gene encoding (d)CMP kinase has protein sequence MSNPSATTERQIDSNLFITVSGPPGCGATTLTEGLAEALNCGYVIGGDIFRDLAEERDLSLQQLIAKAEEDDTIDRALDQRLRRIAEQWGAANKAFILESRLAGWLAGNRADLRIWLDAPEEIRVERLSDYEVSYEIERPAEREDVSLRHLDDEGEIGPLLRVREVSEAGRYESYYGIDVEDQSFYDLSINTARWDAETVLGMVLTAVEGYEPETDEGAFTTRDVSL, from the coding sequence ATGTCGAATCCCAGCGCCACCACGGAGCGGCAAATCGACAGCAACCTGTTCATTACCGTCTCCGGACCACCGGGCTGTGGGGCGACGACGCTCACCGAGGGGCTGGCGGAGGCGCTGAACTGTGGCTACGTCATCGGGGGCGACATCTTCCGTGACCTCGCCGAGGAGCGCGACCTCTCGCTGCAACAGCTCATCGCGAAAGCCGAAGAGGACGATACGATCGACCGGGCGCTCGACCAGCGACTCCGCCGAATCGCCGAGCAGTGGGGGGCGGCGAACAAGGCGTTCATCCTCGAATCGCGGCTCGCGGGGTGGCTCGCGGGCAACCGGGCCGACCTGCGCATCTGGCTCGACGCGCCCGAGGAGATCCGCGTCGAACGCCTCAGCGACTACGAGGTGAGCTACGAGATCGAGCGTCCGGCCGAACGCGAGGACGTCAGCCTCCGCCACCTCGACGACGAGGGGGAGATCGGCCCCCTGCTCCGCGTCCGCGAGGTGAGCGAGGCCGGCCGGTACGAGAGCTACTACGGCATCGACGTGGAGGACCAGTCGTTTTACGACCTCTCGATCAACACCGCCCGGTGGGACGCCGAGACGGTGCTCGGCATGGTACTTACCGCGGTCGAAGGCTACGAGCCGGAGACCGACGAGGGCGCCTTCACCACGCGCGACGTGTCGCTTTAA
- a CDS encoding 2Fe-2S iron-sulfur cluster-binding protein, which translates to MRNGEHCDVVYVRVTDGADRRHLLAAPAGATLRDVLVAAGLSPHTRLTGRLNCGGRGLCGTCGVRIDEGPDAEHWHDTLAERWGYPRLSCQVRLDADAEIRLAEKIVWGRRKRE; encoded by the coding sequence ATGCGTAACGGCGAGCACTGCGACGTGGTGTACGTCCGGGTCACGGACGGAGCGGACCGGAGACACCTCCTGGCGGCCCCGGCGGGAGCGACGCTCCGGGACGTCCTCGTCGCGGCCGGGCTGTCGCCGCACACCCGCCTCACCGGACGGTTGAACTGCGGTGGGCGAGGGCTGTGTGGGACCTGTGGCGTGCGGATCGACGAGGGACCGGACGCCGAGCACTGGCACGACACCCTCGCCGAGCGGTGGGGGTATCCGCGCCTCTCGTGTCAGGTTCGGCTGGACGCGGACGCGGAGATTCGCCTCGCGGAGAAAATCGTCTGGGGACGGCGGAAGCGTGAGTAG
- a CDS encoding DASH family cryptochrome encodes MASDADSDTALWWLRRDCRLHDNPALVAAAAADRLLPVYVFDPTRYGTVEYGGANSFAYEKTGGHRTRFRIESVADLRDRLRDRGSDLVVRTGDPASVLPALADRVGADVVHVDARPAPEERTAEKRVEAALDAPLDRRWGHTLYHPDDLPNGVSGIDDTYTPFRKSVESSASIRAPAAVPELPARPSAVDAGEIPDAAALGVDTSPVDDRAAVAFEGGETAALDRLDEYLWETDSLRAYKQTRNGLLGRDYSSKFSAWLNEGCLSPRRVSAAIDEYEKRRVANDSTYWLRFELVWRDFFQFQVAKHGATMFTPGGIRRREVAWQDDPEAFERWTRGETGLPFVDAGMRELNATGYLSNRARQNVASFLANDLRIDWRRGAAYFETRLVDYDPASNYGNWAYIAGVGNDSRNRSFDVLWQAHRYDPDAEYVRRWVPELDGLAAETAHEPWTLPDDERARLEYPEPMIDPETQYGDDA; translated from the coding sequence ATGGCCTCCGACGCCGACTCCGACACCGCACTCTGGTGGCTCCGGCGTGACTGCCGCCTCCACGACAACCCGGCGCTCGTCGCCGCGGCCGCCGCCGACCGCCTCCTTCCGGTGTACGTCTTCGATCCGACCCGCTACGGAACCGTCGAGTACGGCGGCGCGAACTCGTTCGCGTACGAGAAGACGGGCGGCCACCGGACGCGATTCCGGATCGAGTCCGTCGCCGACCTGCGCGACCGGCTACGGGACCGCGGCAGCGACCTCGTCGTCCGGACGGGCGATCCCGCCTCGGTCCTCCCGGCCCTGGCGGACCGCGTCGGCGCCGACGTCGTCCACGTCGACGCGCGCCCGGCGCCGGAGGAGCGGACGGCCGAGAAACGGGTCGAAGCGGCGCTCGACGCGCCCCTCGACCGCCGCTGGGGACACACGCTGTACCACCCGGACGACCTCCCGAACGGCGTGTCGGGGATCGACGACACCTACACGCCGTTCCGGAAGTCGGTGGAATCGTCGGCGTCGATACGGGCGCCAGCGGCGGTGCCCGAACTCCCCGCACGACCGAGCGCCGTCGACGCCGGCGAGATACCCGACGCCGCCGCCCTCGGCGTCGATACCAGCCCCGTCGACGACCGGGCGGCGGTCGCCTTCGAAGGCGGCGAAACGGCGGCCCTCGACCGCCTCGACGAGTATCTCTGGGAGACCGACTCGCTCCGTGCGTACAAGCAGACTCGAAACGGGCTGCTCGGCCGCGACTACTCCTCGAAGTTCTCGGCGTGGCTGAACGAAGGCTGTCTCTCGCCGCGGCGGGTGAGCGCCGCGATAGACGAGTACGAGAAGCGACGCGTCGCGAACGACTCGACGTACTGGCTCCGGTTCGAACTCGTCTGGCGCGACTTCTTCCAGTTCCAGGTCGCCAAGCACGGCGCGACGATGTTCACGCCGGGCGGCATCCGTCGCCGCGAAGTCGCGTGGCAGGACGACCCGGAGGCGTTCGAGCGCTGGACTCGCGGCGAGACGGGGCTCCCCTTCGTCGACGCGGGGATGCGAGAGCTGAACGCAACGGGGTATCTGTCGAACCGTGCCCGGCAGAACGTCGCGTCCTTCCTCGCGAACGACCTGCGGATCGACTGGCGGCGGGGGGCGGCGTACTTCGAGACGCGGCTGGTCGACTACGACCCGGCGTCGAACTACGGCAACTGGGCGTACATCGCGGGCGTGGGCAACGACTCGCGGAACCGCTCGTTCGACGTGTTGTGGCAGGCCCACCGATACGATCCGGACGCCGAGTACGTGCGACGGTGGGTCCCCGAACTCGACGGGCTGGCGGCCGAAACGGCCCACGAACCGTGGACGCTTCCCGACGACGAACGGGCGCGGCTGGAGTATCCGGAGCCGATGATCGATCCCGAGACGCAGTACGGGGACGATGCGTAA
- a CDS encoding metal-dependent hydrolase: MPSTVVHLAVGAVVAAALLGDEFDRRSVAVVLAATAVPDVDTFAGLYLQGTHRALLHTLVLPVGAGAVLAYDTRLRPASWLLGRWGVRGVRVAWVALAALSIGGILPDLMTNGVNVFYPFYDRFFTVDGELLLSNQRGVVQTFVDLSADPQRTTENTHYWTGVDPTRGAEPENVERIFPVVRSGFQLLVVFLGAFTLGGRFWAEQ, translated from the coding sequence ATGCCCTCGACGGTCGTTCACCTCGCCGTCGGTGCCGTCGTCGCCGCCGCTCTCTTGGGCGACGAGTTCGACCGGCGGTCCGTCGCCGTCGTCCTCGCGGCCACCGCCGTTCCGGACGTGGACACGTTCGCCGGTCTCTACCTGCAGGGGACCCACCGGGCGCTGTTGCACACGCTCGTCCTTCCCGTCGGCGCCGGCGCCGTTCTCGCCTACGATACGCGGCTCAGACCCGCCTCGTGGCTCCTCGGCCGGTGGGGGGTACGCGGCGTCCGGGTGGCGTGGGTCGCGCTCGCGGCGCTTTCGATCGGCGGCATCCTCCCCGACCTGATGACCAACGGTGTCAACGTCTTCTACCCCTTCTACGACCGCTTTTTCACCGTCGACGGCGAACTCCTGCTCTCCAATCAGCGCGGCGTCGTCCAGACGTTCGTGGACCTGTCGGCCGATCCCCAGCGGACGACCGAGAACACCCACTACTGGACGGGAGTCGACCCGACGCGCGGGGCGGAGCCGGAGAACGTCGAACGAATCTTCCCGGTGGTCCGTTCGGGGTTCCAGTTGCTCGTCGTCTTCCTCGGGGCGTTCACCCTCGGTGGACGGTTCTGGGCGGAGCAGTAG
- a CDS encoding 2-keto-4-pentenoate hydratase: MADSLDALADRLYDAYGRSDPLDAATLPDLDLADGYAVQRAVTDRREADEGPPVGYKVGFTSAAIREELGVDDPAYGRILADTVRGEGRLDDDLIDPKVEPELAVRLSEPLDPPATPVDALAAIGAVVPVIEVVDSRVAGWELTAGSAVADDTLAARVVHGDRIADPTAVDLPLEGVVVRRNGERVATGVGADVLGSPARVVAWLAGALAERGERLAAGDLVSTGSLTELVPLEPGDTVEARFTSLGSVTVSRKPRDSSR, encoded by the coding sequence ATGGCCGACTCCCTCGACGCTCTCGCGGACCGACTGTACGACGCCTACGGACGTAGCGATCCACTCGACGCGGCGACGCTCCCGGACCTCGACCTCGCGGACGGTTACGCGGTCCAGCGCGCCGTGACCGACCGCCGCGAGGCCGACGAGGGGCCGCCGGTCGGCTACAAGGTCGGATTCACGTCGGCGGCGATCCGGGAGGAACTGGGCGTCGACGACCCCGCCTACGGTCGCATCCTCGCCGACACCGTTCGCGGGGAGGGGCGGCTCGACGACGACCTGATCGACCCGAAGGTCGAACCGGAACTGGCTGTCAGGCTGTCCGAGCCGCTCGATCCGCCGGCGACGCCGGTGGACGCGCTGGCGGCGATCGGTGCCGTCGTCCCCGTAATCGAGGTCGTCGATTCGCGGGTCGCAGGGTGGGAGCTGACGGCCGGGAGCGCCGTCGCGGACGACACCCTCGCGGCGCGGGTGGTCCACGGTGACCGGATCGCCGACCCCACGGCCGTCGACCTCCCGCTCGAAGGCGTCGTCGTCCGCCGGAACGGCGAGCGGGTGGCGACCGGCGTCGGCGCCGACGTACTCGGCTCGCCCGCCCGCGTCGTCGCGTGGTTGGCCGGGGCGCTCGCGGAGCGCGGGGAACGGCTGGCCGCCGGCGATCTCGTCTCGACGGGGTCGCTCACCGAACTCGTGCCGCTCGAACCGGGCGACACCGTCGAGGCGCGCTTCACCTCGCTCGGGTCGGTGACGGTGTCGCGGAAGCCGAGAGATTCAAGCCGCTGA